From a single Hymenobacter sp. YIM 151500-1 genomic region:
- a CDS encoding shikimate dehydrogenase family protein — MPDYGLIGRSLRHSFSQTYFTQKFHNLDLADHRYELFELSSVEELPALVQREPNLRGLNVTIPYKEKVWPFLDGVAPSAARVGAVNVIEFREDGRLIGHNTDMVGFRDSLRSFLPVGFQGRALVLGSGGASKAVEVALRDLNLGYWVVSRNPLGPGFTYDELTPRLLQEHPLIINTTPLGTFPDVHECPPLPYEALTTQHYLYDLIYNPRETEFMRRGATAGAQTKNGFEMLCLQAEAAWKIWQG, encoded by the coding sequence ATGCCCGACTACGGACTTATTGGCCGCTCCCTGCGCCATTCCTTTTCCCAGACGTATTTCACGCAGAAATTTCACAACCTCGACCTCGCTGACCATCGGTACGAGCTGTTTGAGCTAAGCTCAGTGGAAGAGCTGCCCGCGCTGGTGCAGCGGGAGCCGAACCTGCGGGGCCTCAACGTCACCATTCCGTACAAGGAAAAAGTCTGGCCTTTTCTGGATGGCGTAGCGCCGTCGGCCGCGCGGGTGGGGGCCGTCAACGTAATTGAGTTTCGGGAGGATGGCCGCCTTATCGGGCACAATACCGACATGGTGGGCTTCCGGGATTCGCTGCGCAGCTTTTTGCCGGTGGGCTTCCAGGGCCGGGCCCTGGTGCTGGGCAGCGGCGGGGCTTCCAAAGCCGTAGAAGTAGCTCTGCGCGACCTGAACCTGGGCTACTGGGTGGTGTCGCGCAACCCGCTGGGGCCGGGCTTCACCTACGACGAGCTGACGCCCCGTCTGCTCCAGGAGCATCCGCTCATCATCAACACCACGCCCCTGGGCACCTTCCCCGACGTGCACGAGTGCCCCCCGCTGCCCTACGAGGCCCTCACCACCCAGCATTACCTCTACGACCTCATCTACAACCCCCGCGAAACCGAATTCATGCGGCGCGGTGCCACCGCCGGCGCCCAAACCAAAAACGGGTTTGAAATGCTCTGCCTCCAGGCCGAAGCCGCCTGGAAGATTTGGCAAGGGTAG
- a CDS encoding outer membrane beta-barrel family protein, whose amino-acid sequence MKKSTLLLLLAGLLAAPALAQTTPPAGAAPAGARPAGAPAATRPVLPQAPQGAGRLEGTVLDAATKKPVEFATVALLPLAGNTPLDGGVCDERGRFALKGLAAGDYRLQISFIGYATQTLNVTVGQGLTTVPTVQLASTAQKLGEVKVTGEREVVETKPDRIIYNADRDLTNTGGTAADVLRKVPLVNVDPDGNVELRGTSNVRVLINGKPSGVVASSVADAMKQIPADQIKSVEVVTTPSAKYDAEGTGGIINIILKKNDLGGLNGSVGAAAGTRSSNANASLNYRKGKVGLSSSANGWTFYSPNRNDLTRYLKSPNGTEQLSLQQEGDGFTLGGGGFGRLGLDYDPAQYHNLTLNVQGSLFRNAGTYDQYNNVLPVGNVVANEFSRDTRRGFHTQSYDLNGSYTRTFEEKRREWSVLAQHTRNRNVQAYNLDQFRGRSERNEDKTYREESDNLARNLETTLQTDYAHPFSETALLETGAKAILRRVSSDFDVFTSPARSSNIDPVFNPLRSNLFDYRQDVLSAYGTYGFSASKKVSFKLGARLENTRIDGSFQQQESQNSGVEQNYTNLLPNLSVSYQPGNPKKPGQTLRLAYSRRIQRPQIFFLNPFRNAADSLNVSYGEPGLKPELTDSYELNYTTFIKGSVLNFSAYARRTGNAIEAVRFVSNGVNNQTFRNIGRNATYGLSVFGSVKPLPKWDLSGNVNAYFVSLKSPSLNFGEGVGSMAGYSNSGVMYNLNLNSSYKFEKGLSLQFFGGLNSPRIQLQGRQRAWAFYSMGLRKNILKEKGDLTLNADNFLQATRNLNSILDTEQFRQESNNYIYLRGVRLAFNYRFGKVSQQPQKRRRGIQNDDAKQGEGGGQGQQ is encoded by the coding sequence ATGAAAAAATCTACGTTGCTCCTGCTGTTGGCCGGCCTGCTCGCCGCCCCGGCCCTGGCGCAAACCACCCCGCCCGCCGGCGCTGCGCCGGCGGGTGCCCGGCCCGCTGGCGCCCCTGCCGCGACCCGGCCCGTGCTGCCCCAGGCGCCCCAGGGCGCTGGCCGCCTGGAGGGCACCGTGCTCGACGCTGCCACCAAAAAGCCGGTGGAGTTTGCCACGGTGGCCCTGCTGCCCCTGGCCGGCAACACGCCGCTGGACGGCGGCGTGTGCGACGAGCGGGGCCGCTTCGCGCTGAAGGGCCTGGCCGCCGGCGACTACCGCCTGCAAATCAGCTTTATCGGCTATGCCACCCAGACGCTGAACGTAACCGTGGGCCAGGGCCTGACCACCGTGCCCACCGTGCAGCTGGCTTCCACGGCCCAGAAGCTGGGCGAGGTGAAGGTGACCGGGGAGCGGGAAGTGGTGGAAACCAAGCCGGACCGCATCATCTACAACGCCGACCGGGACTTGACCAACACGGGCGGCACGGCCGCCGACGTGCTGCGCAAGGTGCCGCTGGTAAACGTGGACCCCGACGGCAACGTGGAGCTGCGCGGCACCTCCAACGTGCGGGTGCTCATCAACGGCAAGCCCTCGGGCGTGGTAGCCTCGTCGGTGGCCGATGCCATGAAGCAGATTCCGGCCGACCAGATTAAGAGCGTGGAGGTGGTGACGACGCCCTCGGCCAAGTACGACGCCGAAGGCACGGGCGGCATTATCAATATTATTCTGAAAAAGAACGACCTGGGCGGCCTCAATGGCTCGGTGGGTGCGGCGGCCGGCACGCGCAGCTCCAACGCCAACGCCTCGCTGAACTACCGCAAAGGCAAGGTGGGCCTGAGCAGCTCGGCTAACGGCTGGACGTTTTACAGCCCCAACCGCAACGACCTGACCCGCTACCTGAAAAGCCCCAATGGCACCGAGCAGCTGTCTTTGCAGCAGGAAGGCGACGGGTTTACGCTGGGTGGCGGGGGCTTCGGGCGCCTGGGCCTCGACTACGACCCGGCCCAGTACCACAACCTCACGCTGAACGTGCAGGGCAGCCTGTTCCGCAACGCCGGCACTTACGACCAATACAACAACGTGCTGCCAGTGGGCAATGTGGTAGCCAATGAGTTTAGCCGCGACACGCGCCGCGGCTTCCACACCCAGAGCTACGACCTGAACGGCTCCTATACCCGCACCTTCGAGGAGAAGCGCCGCGAGTGGAGCGTGCTGGCCCAGCACACCCGCAACCGCAACGTGCAGGCCTACAACCTCGACCAGTTTCGGGGCCGCTCGGAGCGCAACGAGGACAAAACCTACCGGGAAGAAAGCGACAACCTGGCCCGCAACCTCGAAACCACCCTGCAAACCGACTACGCCCACCCGTTTTCGGAAACCGCCCTGCTGGAAACCGGCGCCAAGGCCATCTTGCGCCGCGTGAGCAGCGACTTCGACGTATTCACCAGCCCCGCCCGTAGCAGCAATATCGACCCGGTGTTTAACCCGTTGCGGTCCAACCTGTTCGACTACCGCCAGGATGTGCTGTCAGCCTACGGCACCTACGGGTTTTCGGCCTCCAAGAAGGTGAGCTTCAAGCTGGGTGCCCGCCTGGAAAACACCCGCATCGACGGCTCGTTTCAGCAGCAGGAAAGCCAGAACTCCGGCGTGGAGCAGAACTACACCAACCTGCTGCCTAACCTGAGCGTGAGCTACCAGCCCGGCAACCCCAAAAAACCCGGCCAGACCCTGCGCCTGGCCTACTCGCGCCGCATCCAGCGCCCCCAGATTTTCTTCCTCAACCCCTTCCGCAACGCCGCCGACAGCCTCAACGTCAGCTACGGCGAGCCAGGACTGAAACCCGAGCTGACCGATTCTTACGAGTTGAACTACACCACGTTCATCAAAGGCTCGGTGCTGAACTTCTCGGCCTATGCCCGGCGCACCGGCAATGCTATTGAGGCCGTGCGCTTCGTCAGCAACGGGGTCAACAACCAGACGTTTCGCAACATCGGGCGCAACGCCACGTACGGCCTGAGCGTGTTTGGGTCGGTGAAGCCGCTGCCCAAGTGGGACCTGAGCGGCAACGTAAACGCCTATTTCGTGTCGCTGAAAAGCCCGTCCCTGAACTTTGGCGAAGGCGTGGGCAGCATGGCGGGCTACTCCAACAGCGGGGTGATGTACAACCTGAACCTGAACTCCAGCTACAAGTTCGAGAAAGGACTGAGCCTGCAATTCTTCGGGGGCCTGAACTCGCCGCGCATCCAGCTGCAAGGGCGGCAGCGGGCCTGGGCGTTCTACTCCATGGGCCTGCGCAAAAACATCCTCAAGGAAAAAGGCGACCTGACCCTGAACGCCGACAACTTCCTGCAAGCCACCCGCAACCTGAACAGCATCCTCGACACCGAGCAGTTTCGCCAGGAAAGCAACAACTATATCTACCTGCGCGGGGTGCGCCTGGCCTTCAACTACCGCTTCGGCAAGGTGTCGCAGCAGCCTCAGAAGCGCCGCCGCGGCATCCAGAACGACGACGCCAAGCAGGGCGAAGGCGGCGGCCAGGGCCAGCAGTAG
- a CDS encoding DUF4097 domain-containing protein — MLRLLFSFALLLLLSGQRPVAAQSVIEKNAPVPAGQAVTLDLKHATTIRVRPATDGQLRVRATVSINQNKLNDAFELDLTPAGNGLRVASDLNKKRLEQAKPGDCPANGTMYYGTWNGNKQNSAPVCADIVFEVTVPAATDLRISTISGDIDVQGLTGELQAKSISGFVDVSWPAARAASVALKTITGEVYTDQDVAFVNRQENPIVGYEVKGTLAGGTGPALRLESISGDVFFRRAK, encoded by the coding sequence ATGTTGCGCCTGCTATTTTCTTTCGCTTTGCTATTGCTGCTGAGTGGCCAGCGCCCGGTAGCTGCTCAATCCGTCATCGAGAAGAACGCGCCCGTGCCGGCCGGCCAGGCCGTAACCCTGGACCTGAAGCACGCCACCACCATCCGCGTCCGGCCCGCAACGGATGGGCAGCTGCGGGTGCGGGCCACCGTCAGCATCAACCAGAACAAGCTCAACGATGCCTTCGAGCTGGACCTAACGCCCGCTGGGAACGGGCTCCGGGTGGCTTCGGACCTAAATAAAAAGCGTCTGGAACAAGCTAAGCCCGGCGACTGTCCCGCCAACGGCACGATGTACTACGGCACCTGGAACGGCAACAAACAAAACTCGGCCCCGGTGTGCGCCGACATCGTTTTTGAAGTCACCGTGCCGGCCGCTACCGACTTGCGCATCAGCACCATCAGCGGCGACATTGACGTGCAGGGCCTCACGGGCGAGCTACAGGCCAAGTCCATCAGCGGCTTCGTGGATGTGAGCTGGCCGGCGGCGCGGGCCGCCAGCGTAGCCCTGAAAACCATTACCGGCGAGGTGTACACCGACCAGGATGTGGCCTTCGTCAACCGGCAGGAAAACCCCATCGTGGGCTACGAGGTGAAGGGCACGCTGGCCGGCGGCACGGGGCCGGCTCTGCGGCTGGAATCCATCAGCGGGGACGTGTTTTTTCGGCGGGCCAAGTAG
- a CDS encoding DUF4097 domain-containing protein yields the protein MNRSCFFFLLLTLGTGTALHAQEYKARFTNRQDRRLVIEMRGSNVVVEGYDGDEVVIRGNGYEAPPKQAEGLRPLYNSAEDNTRLGLSVAPDGNALRVVQASRKDVTYTLRVPRRTSLVFTETTWSGSNLTVTGLAGSLELNMKNGDVTLTNVTGPLVANSTSGDLAVRFSEVPDAPTAVSLISGKLDVTMPASTKANLALRSISGEIYTDFDLNPRPTPDGLNRVGGQTITVPLNGGGPKLSLHTISGDIFVRKAK from the coding sequence ATGAACCGCTCCTGTTTCTTTTTTCTACTGCTGACGCTGGGCACCGGCACTGCCCTCCACGCCCAAGAATACAAAGCCCGCTTCACCAACCGCCAGGACCGCCGCCTCGTCATCGAAATGCGGGGCAGCAACGTGGTGGTGGAGGGCTACGATGGGGATGAGGTAGTCATTCGGGGCAATGGCTACGAGGCGCCGCCCAAGCAGGCGGAGGGGCTGCGGCCCCTCTACAACTCTGCCGAAGACAACACCCGCCTGGGCCTGTCGGTAGCCCCCGATGGCAACGCCCTGCGAGTGGTGCAGGCCTCGCGCAAAGACGTCACCTACACCCTGCGCGTGCCCCGGCGCACCAGCTTGGTTTTCACCGAAACCACCTGGAGCGGCAGCAACCTCACGGTTACGGGCCTGGCCGGCAGCCTGGAGCTGAACATGAAAAACGGGGATGTTACGCTGACCAACGTGACGGGCCCCCTGGTAGCCAACAGCACCAGCGGCGACCTGGCCGTGCGCTTCTCCGAAGTGCCCGATGCGCCCACGGCCGTGTCGCTTATCAGCGGGAAGCTGGATGTTACGATGCCGGCCTCTACGAAGGCCAATCTAGCCCTGCGCTCTATATCCGGGGAAATCTATACCGACTTCGACCTGAACCCGCGCCCTACTCCCGACGGCCTTAACCGGGTGGGCGGCCAAACCATTACGGTGCCCCTGAACGGCGGCGGCCCCAAGCTGAGCCTGCACACCATCAGCGGCGACATTTTCGTGCGCAAGGCCAAGTAA